In Scomber japonicus isolate fScoJap1 chromosome 21, fScoJap1.pri, whole genome shotgun sequence, one DNA window encodes the following:
- the aoc1 gene encoding amiloride-sensitive amine oxidase [copper-containing], translating to MRLLCLLQLVFLAGCSASRARDWAHHGAPIFADLTVREMKAVRAYLHGIPEMLLTDARNEALKKNSILLMELHLPKKHEALRALDRGQAKPTRQARVVIQFANQATPNITEYIVSPLPSPNSHEVKTFKGNKPVRFESRPITAVEYQHIVAMLDQITTTAYKLLLETTGGFSFGNCSDRCLTFSDIAPRGLAPGERRSWIMLQKFVEGYFIHPVGFEVLINHRDLDPKKWTVEKVWYNSKYFDSVEELVKQYESGDVEKVRLPDHDENDLYSTYIPRGHSNTPTNIHGPKLVEPQGPRYNVEGNFVEYAGWSFAYRVRSSAGLQVFDLRFNGERIAYEISLQEAIAFYAGDTPAAMQTKYIDAGWAMGSSSFELAPGIDCPEIAKFVDLYHYFDTDKPVRHKNALCIFEMTTSMPLRRHFNSNFKGGYNFYGGLESTVLVLRTTSTVYNYDYIWDFHFYQNGVVEVKVSATGYIHATFFTPNGLHYGTKVYDYVLGNLHTHLVHYKVDLDIAGRDNSFETMDLKFVNFTNPWSPDHRVVQSRLHWTEKKTERDAAFRFGKKFPRYVHFFNPNEKNKWGQKKGYRIQFNSHGDSVLPRGWREENGISWSRYPLAVTRHRDSEASSSSIYTQNDPWEPVVSFEDYIRNNEDIVNKDLVAWVTVGFLHVPHSEDIPNTATPGNAVGFFLRPFNFFNEDPSVASKSTIIVRPGKDCKPKVQRWTPEVIGHCVTDKPFFYNGTYMGV from the exons ATGAGGCTtctctgtctgctgcagctggtcTTCTTGGCTGGTTGTAGTGCTTCCCGAGCCAGAGATTGGGCTCATCATGGTGCCCCCATATTTGCTGATCTCACAGTTCGAGAGATGAAGGCCGTTCGTGCCTACCTGCATGGCATTCCAGAGATGTTGCTCACTGATGCTCGCAACGAGGCTCTGAAGAAGAACAGCATCCTACTGATGGAACTCCATCTTCCAAAGAAGCATGAAGCCCTGAGAGCTCTGGATCGTGGACAAGCCAAACCCACACGTCAAGCCCGTGTGGTAATTCAATTTGCGAACCAGGCCACGCCCAACATCACTGAGTACATTGTCAGTCCTTTGCCATCCCCAAATTCCCATGAAGTCAAGACTTTCAAGGGGAATAAGCCTGTCCGGTTTGAATCTAGGCCTATTACTGCAGTAGAGTATCAGCATATTGTTGCAATGCTTGACCAGATTACAACTACAGCTTACAAGCTTCTCTTGGAGACCACAGGAGGGTTTTCCTTCGGTAACTGCTCTGACCGCTGCCTGACATTCTCAGACATAGCCCCCCGAGGGCTGGCTCCAGGTGAGAGGAGATCCTGGATCATGTTGCAGAAGTTTGTGGAAGGTTATTTCATCCATCCAGTTGGGTTTGAAGTACTCATCAACCACCGGGATCTTGACCCAAAGAAGTGGACTGTTGAGAAGGTCTGGTACAACAGTAAGTACTTTGATAGTGTGGAGGAGTTGGTAAAACAATATGAATCAGGAGATGTGGAGAAGGTCAGACTACCCGACCATGATGAGAATGACCTCTACTCCACCTACATCCCACGGGGTCACAGCAACACTCCTACTAATATCCATGGGCCGAAGCTTGTGGAGCCTCAGGGGCCTCGCTATAATGTTGAGGGTAACTTTGTTGAATATGCAGGATGGTCCTTCGCCTATCGAGTCCGCTCATCAGCTGGGCTTCAAGTGTTTGACCTACGTTTTAATGGAGAAAGGATCGCCTATGAAATCAGCCTCCAAGAGGCTATTGCCTTCTATGCTGGTGACACTCCTGCTGCCATGCAAACAAAGTACATAGATGCTGGCTGGGCAATGGGCAGCTCATCCTTCGAGCTTGCACCTGGAATCGACTGTCCAGAAATTGCCAAATTTGTTGACCTTTACCACTACTTTGACACAGACAAACCTGTGCGCCACAAAAATGCACTCTGTATTTTTGAGATGACCACCTCTATGCCTCTGAGAAGGCATTTCAACTCAAACTTCAAGGGGGGATACAACTTCTACGGAGGACTGGAGAGTACAGTGCTGGTGTTGCGGACAACTTCGACGGTTTACAACTATGATTACATCTGGGACTTCCACTTCTACCAGAATGGTGTAGTGGAGGTGAAAGTCAGTGCCACTGGATACATCCATGCCACTTTCTTTACACCTAATGGACTTCACTATGGCACTAAGGTCTACGACTATGTGCTTGggaacctgcacacacacctcGTCCATTATAAAGTGGACCTGGATATTGCTG GTCGGGACAACAGTTTTGAGACGATGGATCTGAAATTTGTCAACTTCACAAATCCCTGGAGCCCAGATCATAGAGTTGTCCAGTCAAGACTCCACTGgactgaaaaaaagacagaacgAGATGCTGCTTTCCGCTTTGGCAAAAAGTTTCCTCGCTATGTGCACTTTTTTAACCCcaatgagaaaaataagtgGGGACAAAAAAAGGGTTACCGTATTCAGTTTAACTCACATGGCGATAGTGTGCTTCCAAGAggctggagggaggaaaatggCATCAGCTGGTCAAG GTATCCTCTGGCTGTGACTCGTCATAGAGATAGTgaggccagcagcagcagcatttacaCCCAGAATGACCCTTGGGAACCTGTTGTGTCCTTTGAAGACTACATCCGCAACAATGAAGACATAGTCAACAAG GACTTGGTAGCCTGGGTGACTGTGGGTTTCCTGCATGTGCCTCACTCTGAGGACATCCCAAACACGGCAACACCGGGCAACGCAGTGGGCTTCTTCCTACGACCCTTCAATTTCTTCAACGAGGACCCTTCAGTGGCATCCAAAAGCACCATCATTGTCCGACCGGGCAAGGACTGCAAGCCCAAGGTCCAGAGATGGACACCTGAGGTCATAGGTCACTGTGTGACAGACAAGCCATTCTTTTACAATGGCACTTATATGGGAGTCTAA